In Aggregatibacter sp. 2125159857, one DNA window encodes the following:
- a CDS encoding DsrE/DsrF/TusD sulfur relay family protein codes for MQKLLFILNESPYGTEKSFNALRLAVNLQEEHGKEVEIKVFCFGDSVLSGIAGQHPNEGSNVQQVMEILVAQGAEVKLCTSCTKARGLSEIKLIDGVTRGTLDDVSKWTLWADKVVNF; via the coding sequence ATGCAAAAACTTCTTTTTATTTTAAATGAATCGCCATATGGCACAGAAAAAAGCTTCAACGCATTGCGTTTAGCCGTGAATTTACAGGAAGAACATGGCAAGGAAGTCGAAATTAAAGTGTTCTGTTTTGGTGATTCGGTGTTAAGCGGCATTGCCGGTCAGCACCCAAATGAAGGGTCTAACGTACAACAAGTTATGGAAATTTTGGTAGCACAAGGTGCGGAAGTTAAACTTTGCACAAGCTGTACCAAAGCGCGCGGTTTATCCGAGATAAAGCTCATTGACGGCGTGACTCGCGGCACCTTAGATGATGTTTCCAAATGGACGTTATGGGCAGATAAAGTCGTTAATTTCTAA
- a CDS encoding NCS2 family permease — protein sequence MENQSFLQQLFKLKEKGTSSKTEIIAGITTFFTMVYIVFVNPSVLGDAGMDKQVVFVTTCLIAGFGTIAMGLFSNLPIALAPAMGLNAFFAYVVVGKLGYSWQVGMGTIFWGSVGLLLLTIFQIRYWLMASIPLSLRVGIGAGIGFFIALIGFKNMGLVVANPATLVALGDLHSPQVLLGILGFFIIVVLAARNIYSGVLISIAAVTALALYFDESVMFHGIVSMPPALTQVVGQVDIAGALDTALIGIIFSFLLVNLFDSSGTLLGVTDKAGFSDEKGRFPKMKQALYVDSASAVVGSYIGTSAISTYIESGAGVSVGGRTGMTAVVVGLLFLLTIFFSPLAGMVPAYATAGALVYVGILMASSLIKVQWDDLTEATPAFITAAMMPFTYSITEGIAFGFISYCVMKVGTGRWREVNAPVWVVSLLFLIKFIWVG from the coding sequence ATGGAAAATCAATCTTTTCTACAACAACTCTTTAAATTAAAAGAAAAAGGAACCTCCTCCAAAACGGAAATTATTGCCGGAATCACCACGTTTTTCACCATGGTGTATATCGTTTTTGTGAACCCGTCTGTGTTGGGGGATGCGGGCATGGATAAGCAAGTTGTCTTTGTGACCACTTGTTTAATCGCAGGCTTCGGTACGATTGCCATGGGGTTATTCAGTAACTTGCCTATCGCGTTAGCGCCGGCAATGGGCTTGAATGCCTTCTTTGCTTATGTGGTGGTCGGTAAACTTGGTTATTCTTGGCAAGTGGGCATGGGCACCATTTTCTGGGGTTCTGTTGGCTTATTGCTATTAACCATTTTCCAAATCCGTTATTGGCTGATGGCATCTATTCCGCTCAGTTTGCGTGTAGGTATCGGCGCGGGGATTGGTTTCTTTATCGCCTTAATTGGTTTCAAAAATATGGGCTTGGTTGTTGCAAATCCTGCAACCTTGGTTGCGTTAGGCGATCTACACAGTCCGCAAGTGTTATTGGGCATCCTTGGCTTCTTTATTATCGTGGTGTTAGCAGCACGCAATATTTATTCCGGCGTGTTAATTTCTATCGCAGCAGTCACCGCACTTGCATTGTATTTTGACGAAAGCGTGATGTTCCATGGTATCGTTTCCATGCCGCCGGCATTGACGCAAGTGGTTGGCCAAGTGGATATTGCCGGTGCCTTGGATACCGCACTTATTGGTATCATCTTCTCTTTCTTATTAGTGAACTTATTTGACTCTTCTGGCACCTTGCTTGGTGTCACCGACAAAGCAGGTTTTAGCGATGAAAAAGGGCGTTTCCCGAAAATGAAACAAGCCTTATATGTTGATAGTGCGAGTGCCGTTGTCGGATCGTATATCGGTACTTCAGCTATTAGTACGTATATTGAAAGTGGCGCAGGCGTATCGGTCGGTGGGCGTACCGGTATGACAGCAGTTGTTGTCGGGTTATTGTTTTTACTGACGATCTTCTTCTCACCATTAGCCGGCATGGTGCCTGCTTATGCCACCGCGGGCGCATTGGTTTATGTGGGTATTTTGATGGCATCCAGCTTAATTAAAGTGCAATGGGACGACTTAACAGAAGCGACTCCTGCCTTTATTACCGCGGCGATGATGCCATTTACATACTCCATCACGGAAGGAATTGCCTTTGGTTTCATCAGCTATTGTGTGATGAAAGTCGGAACGGGGCGTTGGCGCGAAGTGAATGCACCGGTTTGGGTGGTTTCCTTGTTATTCTTAATTAAATTTATCTGGGTAGGTTAA
- a CDS encoding YcgN family cysteine cluster protein has translation MQLEPDFWRHKNLLEMNDAEWEALCDGCGKCCYRKYIDGEGKYERLYYTRIACNLLDLETGKCGHYLKRFELEEDCTKLTKDNLPEFGWLPTTCAYRLLYEGKPLPSWHPLISGDPESVRKADILIRHGIHERDVIDWFDFILDEDDEA, from the coding sequence ATGCAATTAGAACCTGATTTCTGGCGACACAAAAACCTGCTTGAGATGAATGATGCCGAATGGGAGGCGTTATGTGATGGTTGCGGCAAGTGTTGCTATCGTAAATATATTGATGGCGAGGGCAAATATGAGCGTTTGTATTACACCCGTATCGCGTGCAATTTGTTGGATTTGGAAACAGGAAAGTGCGGTCATTATTTGAAACGTTTTGAGTTGGAAGAGGATTGCACCAAACTGACCAAAGACAATTTGCCCGAATTCGGTTGGTTGCCGACGACTTGCGCTTATCGTTTGCTTTATGAAGGTAAGCCGTTGCCGTCATGGCACCCGTTAATCAGTGGCGATCCTGAGAGTGTGAGAAAAGCCGATATCTTGATTCGACACGGCATTCATGAACGTGATGTGATTGATTGGTTTGACTTTATTTTAGATGAGGATGATGAGGCGTAA
- a CDS encoding cytosine deaminase has translation MLVKNIHINGLEGLWQIVIEDGKIARILPNEEQIDFSGDILDGEQGIVYPPFVEPHIHLDATQTAGQPNWNQSGTLFEGIERWAERKSLLSHEDVKSRAWKTLKWQIANGVQHVRTHVDVSDPTLTALKAMLEVKKEVAPWVDLQIVAFPQEGILSYPNGEALLDQAMAMGADVVGGIPHFEFTREYGVESMHIAFNIARKYNKQIDIHCDEIDDEQSRFVETVAALALKYEMGDKVTASHTTAMHSYNNAYASRLFRLLKLSKIHFVANPLVNIHLQGRFDTYPKRRGVTRVKEMLKNKINVCFGHDDVFDPWYPLGTANMLQVLHMGLHVCQLMGYGQINDGLKLVTENSAKALGLQGYGVEEGNAANFIILPAENGFDAVRRQVPTRYSIRHGKVIAETKLAETTIHLNDNERVTYR, from the coding sequence ATGTTAGTTAAAAATATTCATATTAATGGTCTTGAAGGCTTATGGCAGATTGTCATTGAAGACGGCAAGATTGCCCGCATTCTGCCTAACGAAGAACAGATTGATTTTTCCGGAGACATTTTAGACGGCGAACAGGGCATTGTGTATCCGCCGTTTGTTGAACCGCACATTCATTTGGATGCGACACAAACCGCAGGACAACCGAACTGGAACCAATCCGGTACCTTATTTGAAGGGATTGAACGTTGGGCTGAGCGAAAATCTTTATTGAGCCATGAGGATGTGAAATCCCGCGCGTGGAAAACCTTAAAATGGCAAATCGCAAATGGCGTGCAACATGTGCGTACCCACGTGGATGTGTCCGACCCAACGTTAACCGCACTTAAAGCCATGCTCGAAGTGAAAAAAGAAGTGGCTCCTTGGGTGGATCTTCAAATTGTTGCATTTCCACAAGAGGGAATTTTGTCTTATCCGAACGGCGAAGCCTTGTTGGATCAAGCCATGGCAATGGGCGCAGATGTAGTGGGGGGCATTCCGCATTTTGAATTCACCCGTGAATACGGTGTGGAATCTATGCACATTGCCTTCAATATTGCGCGTAAATACAACAAACAAATTGATATTCACTGTGATGAAATTGATGATGAACAATCCCGTTTTGTGGAAACGGTTGCCGCATTGGCATTGAAATATGAAATGGGCGACAAAGTGACGGCGAGCCATACCACTGCAATGCATTCGTACAATAACGCCTATGCCTCTCGTCTTTTCCGTTTGTTGAAATTATCCAAAATTCATTTTGTGGCCAATCCGCTCGTCAACATTCATTTGCAAGGTCGATTCGATACTTATCCAAAACGCCGTGGCGTGACGCGTGTGAAAGAAATGCTGAAAAACAAGATCAACGTGTGTTTCGGCCATGATGACGTATTCGACCCATGGTATCCGTTGGGAACCGCAAATATGTTGCAGGTGTTACACATGGGGTTACACGTTTGCCAACTCATGGGCTACGGACAAATTAACGACGGCTTAAAATTAGTGACTGAAAACAGTGCAAAAGCGCTAGGGTTGCAAGGTTATGGCGTGGAAGAGGGGAATGCCGCTAACTTTATCATTTTACCGGCAGAAAATGGCTTTGATGCAGTACGTCGTCAAGTGCCGACGCGTTATTCTATTCGCCACGGTAAGGTCATTGCAGAAACCAAATTAGCTGAAACGACCATTCATTTAAACGATAACGAACGCGTCACCTATCGTTAA
- the codB gene encoding cytosine permease, translating to MSSENFSLKPVPQHERKGAVALTFVMLGLTFFSASMWTGGTLGTSLTYHDFWLAVIIGNLMLGIYTSFLGYIGAKTGLTTHVLARYSFGVKGSWLPSLILGGTQVGWFGVGVAMFAIPVNKVTGIDVNYLILGSGLLMTITVFFGISALTILSTIAVPAIAVLGSYSVYLAVTDAGGLSVLENIMPKDDISLPMAITLVVGSFISAGSLTADFVRFGRKAKQAILISMIAFFLGNSLMFVFGAAGAAVTGMSDISDVMVAQGLILPAIIVLGLNIWTTNDNALYASGLGFANITGWSSRPLSVLNGVIGTLCALWLYNNFVGWLTFLSAAIPPIGGVIIADYILRNKAYANFEQAKFVTINWTAIISVAIGIACGKFLPGIIPLNAVIGGAVAYFVLTPLFGKKLAFK from the coding sequence ATGAGTTCTGAAAATTTTAGTTTGAAGCCCGTTCCACAACATGAACGTAAAGGTGCTGTGGCACTGACGTTTGTTATGCTGGGATTAACGTTTTTCTCTGCAAGTATGTGGACGGGCGGCACGCTGGGCACATCACTCACTTACCATGATTTCTGGTTAGCCGTGATCATCGGTAACTTAATGTTAGGGATTTACACGTCATTTCTTGGCTATATCGGTGCAAAAACCGGCTTAACAACCCATGTTTTGGCGCGTTATTCCTTTGGTGTGAAAGGCTCTTGGTTGCCATCTTTAATTTTAGGTGGCACCCAAGTGGGCTGGTTTGGTGTTGGTGTGGCGATGTTTGCGATTCCGGTGAATAAAGTTACCGGCATTGATGTGAACTATTTAATTTTAGGCTCAGGTTTATTAATGACCATTACGGTTTTCTTCGGTATTTCCGCACTGACCATTCTTTCCACCATTGCGGTGCCGGCAATTGCTGTGCTTGGTTCTTATTCGGTGTATTTGGCGGTAACGGATGCTGGTGGTTTATCTGTATTAGAAAATATCATGCCGAAAGACGACATTTCTTTACCAATGGCAATTACCTTGGTTGTGGGCTCTTTCATCAGCGCCGGTTCATTAACGGCTGACTTCGTGCGTTTCGGACGCAAAGCCAAACAAGCGATTTTAATCAGTATGATTGCGTTCTTCTTGGGCAACTCATTAATGTTCGTCTTTGGCGCCGCTGGGGCAGCGGTGACGGGGATGTCCGATATTTCTGATGTGATGGTTGCCCAAGGATTAATTTTGCCGGCGATTATTGTGCTTGGTTTAAACATTTGGACAACTAACGATAACGCACTTTATGCCTCCGGTTTGGGTTTCGCCAACATTACCGGCTGGAGTAGCCGTCCATTATCCGTGTTAAATGGTGTTATTGGTACACTTTGCGCCCTGTGGTTATACAACAACTTTGTAGGCTGGTTAACGTTTTTATCTGCCGCGATTCCACCGATTGGTGGCGTCATCATTGCTGACTATATTTTGCGTAATAAAGCCTATGCCAATTTTGAACAAGCAAAATTTGTCACCATCAACTGGACGGCAATTATCTCTGTAGCAATCGGGATTGCTTGCGGTAAATTCTTGCCGGGCATTATTCCGTTAAATGCCGTTATTGGCGGTGCAGTGGCTTATTTTGTGTTAACGCCGTTATTCGGTAAAAAATTGGCGTTTAAATAG
- a CDS encoding DUF6882 domain-containing protein, with the protein MLFKKIFGMIQFSGYKSFSSLYDRYAIIGFEKQLDFAERVENLEWSVDLKTGKITFGEQYTYPVQVLGSFSFESQTWLWSWANQAANIPAKLLEQAKEFRAYGKKYKIDELTKPNRELALNDVHSFGLVALGMFESDGYYVGNFGVGALLVTVKDRSLRKTFSLEEEHLRILSVYPQFISLFEIKAQKKVLQNYVTAKEYRIIENTETHLIARRGEKEIVGIFDEEGRLSQLKG; encoded by the coding sequence GTGTTATTTAAAAAAATATTCGGCATGATTCAATTTAGCGGCTATAAAAGTTTTTCAAGCTTATACGATCGCTATGCGATTATTGGGTTTGAAAAGCAGCTGGATTTCGCCGAACGAGTAGAAAATTTGGAGTGGAGCGTGGATTTGAAAACCGGGAAAATCACCTTCGGCGAGCAATATACTTATCCGGTTCAGGTGTTGGGGTCTTTTTCTTTTGAGAGTCAAACCTGGCTTTGGAGTTGGGCAAACCAAGCCGCCAATATTCCTGCGAAGTTGTTGGAACAAGCGAAAGAATTTCGTGCTTACGGCAAAAAATACAAAATTGACGAACTCACAAAACCCAACCGAGAACTTGCTTTAAATGACGTGCACAGTTTTGGATTGGTTGCGTTGGGGATGTTTGAGTCTGACGGCTATTACGTGGGCAATTTTGGTGTGGGTGCATTGTTGGTGACGGTGAAAGATCGCAGTTTACGCAAGACATTCTCTTTGGAAGAAGAACATTTGAGAATCTTGTCGGTTTATCCGCAATTCATTTCTTTATTTGAAATTAAAGCCCAGAAAAAAGTGTTACAAAATTATGTAACGGCAAAGGAATATCGCATTATCGAAAATACGGAAACCCATTTAATCGCCCGTCGTGGTGAAAAAGAAATTGTCGGTATTTTTGATGAAGAAGGGCGGTTATCGCAGCTGAAAGGGTAG
- a CDS encoding CsgG/HfaB family protein — protein sequence MKKFYPVLLSASILALAGCATEGSRTVEVQKVNSYNTAYHGVKAPISVGKFDNRSSYQNGVFSDGVDQLGNQAKTILVSHLQQSGRFSVLDRTNMSETAAEAKIKGKKQTLKGANYVVTGDVTEFGRKTVGDQQLFGILGRGKQQVAYAKVTLNIVNTQTSEVVYSVQGAGEYNLSNREVLGFGGTSGYDSTLNGKVLDLAIREAVNNLVSGVEAGQWKPAN from the coding sequence ATGAAAAAATTCTATCCGGTTTTATTATCAGCAAGTATTTTAGCATTAGCAGGCTGTGCAACTGAAGGCTCCCGTACCGTAGAAGTACAAAAAGTCAACAGCTACAACACGGCTTATCATGGCGTAAAAGCACCGATTTCTGTCGGTAAATTTGACAACCGTTCAAGCTATCAAAATGGCGTATTCTCCGATGGCGTCGACCAATTAGGAAATCAAGCAAAAACGATTTTAGTTTCTCATTTACAACAATCAGGTCGTTTTAGTGTGTTAGATCGCACCAATATGTCTGAAACTGCAGCAGAAGCAAAAATCAAAGGTAAAAAACAAACCTTAAAAGGCGCAAATTATGTGGTTACCGGCGATGTAACAGAATTTGGCCGTAAAACCGTTGGCGACCAACAATTATTTGGCATTTTAGGTCGCGGAAAACAACAAGTGGCTTACGCGAAAGTCACCTTAAATATTGTCAATACCCAAACATCTGAAGTGGTTTATTCCGTTCAAGGTGCCGGCGAATACAATCTTTCCAACCGTGAAGTATTAGGCTTTGGCGGTACATCAGGATACGACTCAACACTCAATGGCAAAGTGTTAGATTTAGCCATTCGTGAGGCGGTAAACAACCTTGTTTCAGGTGTTGAAGCGGGTCAATGGAAACCGGCTAATTAA
- a CDS encoding DUF4810 domain-containing protein, with protein sequence MKKLTLLACLSAVAVLTACSSGHKQHSLYTWNGDVYPSSVYQHLTQEGDPQEQLQKLEELAQLDGGNKVPPGLYAQIGLLYGQLGNPGKMAESYQKEMSLFPESTQYINFLLNKGKKVETAQENRANKKAKKGEKK encoded by the coding sequence ATGAAGAAATTAACACTTCTTGCATGTTTGTCTGCCGTCGCTGTATTGACGGCTTGTTCATCAGGGCACAAACAACACTCGCTCTACACTTGGAATGGTGATGTTTACCCTTCTTCTGTTTATCAACACCTAACACAAGAAGGTGATCCGCAAGAACAACTGCAAAAATTAGAAGAACTGGCTCAACTGGATGGCGGTAACAAAGTGCCACCCGGTTTATACGCACAAATTGGTCTTCTATATGGGCAATTAGGGAATCCGGGAAAAATGGCTGAATCTTATCAAAAAGAAATGAGCCTGTTTCCTGAATCGACGCAATACATCAATTTCCTGTTAAATAAAGGAAAAAAAGTAGAGACAGCCCAAGAAAATCGCGCAAATAAAAAAGCGAAAAAAGGAGAGAAAAAATGA
- a CDS encoding DUF799 domain-containing protein: MRNISLYLAMACAFLLSACSAMKPTPYDYTNYLESKPQSILVLLPTDTTNDVKGSPAVLAQAISPLAENGYYVFPPALVYQTFKNNGLTQAQEIHNVNPQKLREIFGADAVLYINVDDYGVNYQVFDSVTRVKVSGKLVDLRNGKTLWEGKGYADDAESNNNGNALAMLVTAVVKQIANNVSDKGYKVAGWATGNMLGRSCNGCLLYGPRHPSYGQDPQLKMPK; encoded by the coding sequence ATGAGAAATATTTCACTCTATTTAGCCATGGCTTGCGCATTTTTGCTTTCAGCGTGTTCTGCAATGAAGCCAACGCCGTATGACTATACCAACTATTTAGAGAGCAAACCGCAGTCTATTCTTGTATTGCTTCCAACCGATACCACCAATGATGTAAAAGGCTCCCCGGCTGTGTTGGCACAAGCCATTTCGCCATTGGCTGAAAATGGTTACTATGTTTTTCCACCGGCTCTTGTTTATCAAACCTTTAAAAATAACGGGTTAACACAAGCGCAAGAAATTCATAACGTCAACCCACAAAAATTACGCGAGATTTTTGGTGCGGATGCCGTGCTCTACATTAATGTGGACGACTACGGTGTGAATTACCAAGTGTTCGACAGCGTAACCAGAGTGAAAGTGAGTGGCAAACTCGTTGACTTACGCAATGGTAAAACATTATGGGAAGGCAAAGGCTATGCGGACGATGCTGAAAGCAATAACAACGGTAACGCGCTTGCTATGCTGGTAACCGCAGTCGTTAAACAGATTGCCAATAATGTGTCTGATAAAGGATATAAAGTGGCAGGATGGGCAACCGGAAATATGTTAGGTCGTTCTTGTAATGGCTGCTTGCTTTACGGCCCAAGACATCCATCATACGGACAAGATCCTCAATTAAAGATGCCTAAATAA
- a CDS encoding neutral zinc metallopeptidase produces MRWQGRRESSNVEDRRSSGGGFGGGKPTGILGLIIILVGAYYGVDLSGLVGEMEVGTTQSSPLQSQQEDQLFKLSKVVLGDTEEVWSTYFSKNNRQYVEPRMVIYNGVTSTACGTGQSAMGPFYCPNDQRVYLDLSFYNDMKNKLGAAGESAFAYVIAHEVGHHVQNLFGTLTQVHRLQSRSSRTEANQLSVKLELQADCYAGVWASQAVKSGLFERGDIEKAFNAAESVGDDRLQKRSQGYVVPDSFTHGTSAQRLQWFKVGLTSGNPAQCNPF; encoded by the coding sequence ATGCGTTGGCAAGGTCGTAGAGAAAGTTCAAATGTGGAAGACAGACGCTCCTCGGGCGGTGGTTTCGGTGGCGGAAAACCGACCGGTATTTTGGGGCTGATCATTATTTTGGTCGGCGCTTATTATGGCGTGGATTTATCAGGCTTGGTTGGTGAGATGGAGGTGGGCACTACGCAAAGTTCACCTTTGCAATCACAGCAAGAAGACCAATTATTTAAACTCTCTAAAGTGGTGCTGGGCGACACTGAGGAAGTGTGGTCCACATATTTTTCCAAAAATAATCGACAATATGTAGAACCTCGAATGGTTATCTACAACGGCGTAACCTCAACGGCGTGCGGCACGGGGCAATCTGCCATGGGGCCATTTTATTGTCCAAATGATCAACGGGTCTATTTGGATTTATCCTTTTATAACGACATGAAAAATAAACTGGGTGCAGCCGGCGAATCTGCGTTTGCTTATGTGATTGCCCATGAAGTGGGGCATCATGTACAGAATTTATTCGGCACGTTGACACAAGTGCATCGTCTGCAAAGTCGTTCATCCCGCACAGAAGCAAATCAACTTTCCGTGAAATTAGAACTTCAGGCGGATTGCTATGCCGGCGTGTGGGCATCGCAAGCGGTAAAAAGCGGTTTATTTGAACGCGGCGATATTGAAAAAGCGTTTAATGCGGCGGAATCGGTAGGCGATGACCGTTTGCAAAAACGCAGCCAAGGTTATGTGGTTCCTGATAGTTTCACTCATGGCACTTCAGCCCAGCGTTTGCAATGGTTTAAAGTGGGGCTAACCAGCGGTAATCCGGCACAATGTAATCCCTTTTAG
- the lysM gene encoding peptidoglycan-binding protein LysM has product MGLFDFVGDIGKKIFSKEEEASAAVTNHINEDNPGVADVAVKVENGVAKISGVASSADALEKAVLMAGNIIGISNVNIDDVTVKNGESLAGDDEFYVIQKGDTLWKIAEKHYGDGNKYTAIVTANKEVIKDADKIFPGQKIRLPKSL; this is encoded by the coding sequence ATGGGATTATTTGATTTTGTCGGCGATATTGGCAAAAAAATTTTTAGCAAAGAAGAAGAGGCTTCCGCCGCAGTAACCAACCACATTAACGAAGACAACCCGGGCGTTGCGGATGTAGCGGTGAAAGTCGAAAACGGCGTGGCTAAAATTTCAGGCGTGGCAAGCTCTGCTGATGCGTTGGAAAAAGCGGTATTAATGGCGGGTAACATCATCGGTATCAGTAACGTCAATATTGATGACGTGACCGTGAAAAACGGTGAAAGCCTTGCCGGCGATGATGAATTTTATGTTATCCAAAAAGGCGATACCCTTTGGAAAATTGCTGAAAAACATTACGGTGACGGCAATAAATACACGGCGATCGTAACGGCAAATAAAGAAGTAATTAAAGACGCAGATAAAATCTTCCCGGGGCAAAAAATTCGTTTACCGAAAAGCTTATAG
- the dapD gene encoding 2,3,4,5-tetrahydropyridine-2,6-dicarboxylate N-succinyltransferase gives MSNLQQIIENAFEKRAEITPKTVDAQTRAAIEEVIEGLDCGKYRVAEKIDGEWVTHQWLKKAVLLSFRINDNHIIDGAETKYYDKVALKFADYTEERFQQEGFRVVPSATVRKGAYIAKNTVLMPSYVNIGAYVGEGTMVDTWATVGSCAQIGKNVHLSGGVGIGGVLEPLQANPTIIGDNCFIGARSEVVEGVIVEDGCVISMGVFIGQSTKIYDRETGEIHYGRVPAGSVVVSGSLPSKCGKYSLYCAVIVKKVDAKTLGKVGINELLRSIEE, from the coding sequence ATGTCAAATTTACAACAAATTATTGAAAACGCCTTTGAAAAACGCGCAGAAATTACACCGAAAACCGTTGATGCACAAACCCGTGCCGCCATTGAAGAAGTGATCGAAGGCTTAGATTGTGGCAAATACCGTGTCGCCGAAAAAATTGATGGCGAATGGGTCACTCACCAATGGTTGAAGAAAGCGGTGTTGCTCTCTTTCCGTATCAATGACAATCACATTATTGATGGTGCAGAAACCAAATACTACGATAAAGTTGCCTTAAAATTTGCCGATTACACAGAAGAACGTTTTCAACAAGAAGGCTTCCGTGTCGTACCTTCTGCTACCGTTCGTAAAGGGGCATACATTGCTAAAAACACAGTGTTAATGCCATCTTATGTGAATATCGGGGCGTATGTGGGCGAAGGAACGATGGTGGATACTTGGGCAACAGTCGGCTCTTGCGCACAAATCGGCAAAAACGTGCACTTATCCGGTGGCGTAGGGATCGGTGGCGTGTTAGAACCCTTACAAGCCAATCCAACCATTATCGGCGATAACTGCTTTATCGGCGCACGTTCTGAAGTAGTAGAGGGGGTGATTGTTGAAGACGGTTGTGTGATTTCCATGGGTGTCTTTATCGGCCAATCTACCAAAATTTATGATCGCGAAACCGGCGAAATTCACTATGGTCGCGTGCCGGCAGGTTCCGTTGTAGTGTCCGGTAGCCTCCCGTCAAAATGCGGTAAATACAGCCTTTACTGTGCTGTTATCGTGAAAAAAGTCGATGCCAAGACTTTAGGCAAAGTCGGTATTAATGAATTATTACGTTCTATTGAAGAATAG
- the cysB gene encoding HTH-type transcriptional regulator CysB yields the protein MKFQQLRYVVEIVNQNFNVTEAANALFTSQPGISKQVRLLESELGLEIFERNGKHIKGLTPPGKRIVAISRELMMKMQGIRSIADEYTKPDHGMLRIATTNTQARYMLPSVVERFSKRYPNVSLHIHQGSPSQIYDALLSDEVDLAITTEAQYLFDGVVLLPCYLWNRSVIVRPDHPLAKCEQLTIEELGKYPLVTYTFGFTGVSDLDYAFNGAGILPNIVFTATDADIIKTYVRMGLGVGIMASMAHTAADTDLIAIKADHLFRPSMTQIAFKNSAFLRNYMYDFITYFSPHLTRENVEKAERLHDNNAVKKLFDNVTLDVL from the coding sequence ATGAAATTTCAGCAACTTCGCTATGTGGTTGAGATTGTGAATCAAAATTTTAATGTGACGGAAGCGGCAAATGCCCTGTTTACCTCACAACCGGGAATCAGTAAGCAAGTTCGCTTATTAGAAAGCGAGCTTGGATTGGAAATTTTTGAGCGTAACGGCAAACATATTAAAGGGCTAACGCCTCCGGGAAAGCGCATTGTCGCCATTTCTCGAGAATTAATGATGAAAATGCAAGGCATTCGTTCAATTGCCGATGAATATACGAAGCCGGATCATGGGATGTTACGCATCGCCACAACGAATACGCAAGCACGTTATATGTTGCCATCGGTAGTTGAGCGTTTTTCCAAGCGTTACCCGAATGTGAGCCTGCATATTCACCAAGGTTCGCCTTCACAAATTTATGATGCGCTATTATCAGATGAAGTGGATTTGGCGATCACCACCGAAGCGCAGTATTTATTTGATGGGGTGGTCTTATTGCCTTGTTATTTATGGAATCGTTCCGTGATCGTAAGACCTGATCATCCCTTAGCGAAATGCGAACAGCTGACCATTGAAGAATTAGGCAAATACCCACTGGTAACCTATACGTTCGGTTTCACCGGCGTATCGGATTTAGATTATGCGTTTAATGGCGCCGGGATTTTGCCAAATATCGTCTTTACGGCAACGGATGCCGATATTATTAAAACCTATGTACGCATGGGATTGGGCGTGGGTATCATGGCATCCATGGCGCATACTGCAGCAGATACGGATCTCATTGCCATTAAAGCGGATCATCTCTTCCGCCCAAGCATGACCCAAATCGCTTTTAAGAACAGTGCGTTCTTACGTAATTATATGTATGATTTTATTACTTATTTTTCACCTCACTTAACCCGTGAAAACGTAGAAAAAGCAGAACGTCTGCACGATAATAATGCGGTAAAAAAACTTTTTGATAACGTCACATTAGATGTTTTATAA